One genomic segment of Vagococcus intermedius includes these proteins:
- the mutL gene encoding DNA mismatch repair endonuclease MutL: MSKIVELSDILANQIAAGEVVERPASVVKELVENAIDANSTQIDIYLEEAGLRKIQVIDNGDGIEPDDVLNAFKRHATSKIITRDDLFRIKTLGFRGEALPSIASVSEITLETSTGENEGSFVKLSGGQIIETKPNALRKGTKLKVENLFFNTPARLKYVKTLQTELANVGDIVNRLAMSHPYIAFRLVHDGNKMLATTGNGDIRQTIAGIYGMSTAKKMLEISGEDLDFKVSGYISLPELTRASRNYLSIIINGRYIKNHLLNKAIVEGYGSKLMIGRFPLAVIQIDMDPLLVDVNVHPTKQEVRLSKENELMDLISHTIQSVLSEKQLIPRADLEQTFKKKLPKETKLEQIKIPLGTIDAEDKLSDEMVSLKETKTKNAPTTIKGSSLAYDATEGKFYIPSIESEDRYSDSMVEKNHRLKHIEPVVEEPRVSLQSSQSFDSLIAQDPAGEPITETEITSPHLSGRPDEGLDQVRLVDLDHVDDTLFNYPFGLEYSDSSLVEEDSEVGQRQRFPELEYFGQMHGTYLFAQSSEGLYIIDQHAAQERIKYEYFRKKIGEVSSDLQEMLVPLVLDYPKTDWLKIQEQSELLSQLGINLEPFGQTSFICRSHPTWYPAGQEDSIIKEMIETVIDSGKLSVAKFREDTAIMMSCKQSIKANHHLDTMQARQLLLDLAKCDNPFNCPHGRPVLIHFDNKDMEKMFKRIQDSH; this comes from the coding sequence ATGAGTAAAATCGTTGAATTATCAGACATTTTAGCCAATCAAATTGCAGCAGGCGAAGTGGTCGAGCGCCCTGCTTCAGTTGTTAAAGAGTTGGTTGAAAATGCGATAGATGCGAATAGTACTCAAATTGATATTTATTTGGAAGAAGCTGGGTTACGAAAAATCCAAGTAATCGACAATGGGGATGGGATTGAACCAGATGATGTTTTAAATGCCTTTAAACGTCATGCCACAAGTAAAATCATAACGAGAGATGATTTGTTTAGGATTAAAACGTTAGGGTTTCGAGGGGAAGCATTACCAAGTATTGCCTCGGTTTCAGAAATTACATTAGAGACATCAACAGGCGAGAATGAAGGTAGTTTTGTCAAGTTATCAGGTGGTCAAATAATTGAAACAAAACCAAATGCTTTGCGAAAAGGGACAAAATTGAAGGTTGAAAATTTATTTTTTAATACGCCAGCCCGCTTAAAATATGTTAAAACGCTCCAAACTGAGTTAGCTAATGTAGGTGATATTGTAAATCGATTAGCAATGAGTCATCCATATATTGCCTTTAGATTAGTTCATGACGGCAATAAAATGTTAGCTACTACAGGCAACGGTGATATCCGCCAAACGATAGCTGGTATTTATGGGATGAGTACTGCAAAAAAAATGTTAGAAATATCAGGTGAAGACTTAGATTTTAAGGTGAGTGGTTATATTTCACTACCAGAGCTGACAAGAGCGAGTCGTAATTATTTATCGATTATTATTAATGGTCGCTATATCAAAAATCATTTACTGAATAAAGCAATTGTTGAAGGTTACGGTTCTAAATTAATGATTGGCCGTTTTCCTTTAGCGGTTATCCAAATTGATATGGATCCATTATTAGTAGATGTAAATGTCCATCCTACTAAACAAGAAGTACGTCTTAGTAAAGAGAATGAATTAATGGATCTGATTTCTCACACAATCCAAAGTGTTTTAAGCGAAAAACAATTAATCCCAAGAGCTGATTTGGAACAAACATTTAAAAAGAAATTACCAAAAGAGACCAAGTTAGAGCAAATTAAGATACCACTTGGGACAATAGATGCAGAAGATAAACTATCAGATGAGATGGTTTCTTTGAAAGAAACCAAGACAAAGAATGCCCCAACAACTATTAAAGGAAGTTCACTTGCCTATGATGCGACTGAAGGGAAATTTTATATTCCTTCCATAGAGTCTGAAGACCGTTATTCAGATTCTATGGTTGAAAAAAATCATCGGTTGAAGCATATTGAGCCGGTCGTCGAAGAGCCTCGAGTTTCTCTTCAATCGTCGCAAAGTTTTGACTCGCTTATAGCCCAAGATCCAGCAGGAGAACCAATCACCGAAACGGAAATAACGTCACCTCACTTGTCAGGTAGGCCGGATGAAGGACTTGATCAAGTCCGTTTAGTTGATTTAGACCATGTCGATGATACGTTATTTAACTATCCTTTTGGCTTAGAATATTCAGACTCATCACTTGTTGAAGAAGACAGTGAGGTCGGGCAGAGGCAACGTTTTCCAGAGTTGGAATATTTTGGCCAGATGCATGGCACCTATCTGTTTGCTCAAAGTTCTGAGGGATTATACATCATTGACCAGCATGCTGCTCAAGAAAGAATTAAATATGAATATTTTCGTAAAAAAATAGGCGAGGTCAGTTCAGATTTACAAGAAATGCTAGTCCCTTTGGTTCTAGATTATCCTAAAACAGATTGGTTGAAAATTCAAGAACAGAGTGAGTTATTAAGTCAGTTAGGAATTAATTTAGAACCATTTGGGCAGACAAGTTTTATCTGTCGCTCGCATCCTACCTGGTATCCAGCAGGTCAGGAAGATAGTATTATCAAAGAAATGATTGAGACAGTTATCGATTCTGGTAAATTGAGTGTTGCAAAATTTCGTGAAGATACGGCCATTATGATGAGCTGTAAGCAATCAATCAAGGCTAATCATCACTTAGATACTATGCAAGCACGTCAGTTATTATTAGACTTAGCCAAATGTGACAATCCTTTTAATTGTCCACATGGTCGTCCAGTTTTAATTCATTTTGATAATAAGGATATGGAAAAAATGTTTAAACGTATTCAAGACTCTCATTAA
- a CDS encoding Maf family protein has translation MEIILASQSPRRKELLGYITREFKTIPADIDETIPKGIEPKNYATTMAEEKAKVISEQYPDHIVIGSDTIVALGDEIMGKPKDDQEAVVMISKLSDRHHQVHTSVCLRQGNKVLTKVFTATVSFFELSLQEIEQYVQTGEPFDKAGAYGIQGPASVFVKEVVGDYYAIVGFPIGQVNQMLKEF, from the coding sequence GTGGAAATTATTTTAGCATCGCAATCGCCACGTCGTAAGGAACTTTTGGGATATATTACCCGAGAATTTAAAACAATACCTGCAGATATTGATGAAACAATTCCTAAAGGAATAGAGCCAAAAAATTATGCGACGACTATGGCTGAAGAAAAGGCAAAAGTTATCTCTGAACAATATCCTGATCATATTGTGATAGGAAGCGATACAATTGTCGCTTTAGGGGATGAAATCATGGGGAAACCGAAAGATGATCAAGAAGCTGTTGTCATGATATCCAAATTAAGTGACAGACACCATCAGGTACACACTAGCGTTTGTCTACGCCAAGGGAATAAGGTGTTAACAAAGGTCTTCACAGCAACGGTCTCTTTTTTCGAACTTAGTCTTCAAGAAATTGAACAATATGTTCAAACAGGAGAACCTTTCGATAAGGCGGGAGCCTATGGTATCCAAGGTCCGGCTTCCGTTTTTGTAAAAGAGGTTGTGGGAGATTACTATGCAATCGTAGGTTTTCCAATTGGTCAAGTTAATCAAATGTTAAAAGAATTTTAA
- the ruvA gene encoding Holliday junction branch migration protein RuvA produces MYEYIKGIVTFVSPYYIVVETNNIGYQVAVANPFLYNLKEQKEVIIYLYQVVREDSLTLYGFTNLEEKQLFIKLISVSGIGPKSALAIMASEDHSGLVSAIESADSAFLTKFPGVGKKTAQQMILDLKGKLSDIVVTGLSGQDVLFSIEEMESSEGKYLEESLEALSALGYSERELKRISKELAKTQGQSTDDYLRQGLKLLMKK; encoded by the coding sequence ATGTATGAATATATTAAAGGGATTGTTACTTTTGTCAGTCCTTATTATATTGTAGTAGAAACAAATAACATTGGCTATCAAGTTGCAGTAGCGAATCCGTTTTTATACAATTTAAAGGAACAGAAAGAAGTAATCATCTATCTTTATCAAGTCGTCAGAGAAGACTCTTTGACCTTGTATGGCTTTACTAATTTGGAAGAAAAGCAACTGTTCATTAAGTTGATAAGTGTTTCAGGGATTGGCCCTAAGAGTGCTTTAGCAATTATGGCTAGCGAAGATCACTCGGGTTTAGTTTCAGCAATTGAATCAGCTGATTCAGCTTTTCTAACAAAGTTCCCAGGGGTTGGGAAAAAAACAGCGCAACAAATGATTTTAGATTTGAAAGGAAAATTATCTGATATTGTAGTCACTGGTTTATCAGGTCAGGATGTACTGTTCTCTATTGAAGAGATGGAGAGTAGTGAAGGGAAATACTTAGAGGAATCTTTAGAAGCGCTCTCTGCTTTAGGCTATAGCGAACGAGAATTGAAACGTATTTCTAAAGAATTAGCTAAAACTCAGGGACAATCAACCGATGACTATTTACGCCAAGGATTAAAATTATTAATGAAAAAATAG
- the ruvB gene encoding Holliday junction branch migration DNA helicase RuvB, whose product MSESDERIVSQEATAEEEFSESSLRPQYLSQYIGQAKVKQELEIYIKAAKYRSESLDHVLLYGPPGLGKTTMAIVIANEMGVQVKTTSGPAIERPGDLVALLNELEPGDVLFIDEIHRLPRVAEEMLYSAMEDFYVDIMVGQGPTAHPVHFALPPFTLVGATTRAGMLSAPLRDRFGIISHMEYYDTDDLKEIVLRSATIFKTEMMEDGAYEIARRSRGTPRIANRLLKRVRDFAQVQSNGIVNRELADRALLMLQVDHEGLDYVDQKILKTMIELYQGGPVGLSTLAVNISEETETVEDMYEPYLIQKGFIKRTPRGRLATRLAYDHLGYPYIETD is encoded by the coding sequence GTGTCAGAGTCAGATGAAAGGATTGTCTCGCAAGAAGCTACAGCTGAAGAAGAATTTAGTGAATCATCTTTACGACCACAATACTTATCACAATATATTGGTCAGGCAAAAGTTAAGCAAGAGTTAGAAATTTATATAAAAGCTGCCAAATACCGTTCTGAATCTTTGGATCATGTCCTATTATATGGACCACCGGGCTTAGGAAAAACAACGATGGCTATAGTAATAGCTAATGAGATGGGTGTTCAAGTTAAGACGACGAGTGGACCGGCAATCGAACGTCCTGGTGATTTAGTGGCCTTACTGAATGAATTGGAGCCTGGGGATGTATTATTTATTGATGAAATACATCGTTTGCCTAGAGTAGCTGAGGAGATGTTATATTCGGCTATGGAGGATTTTTATGTCGACATCATGGTAGGTCAAGGCCCAACTGCTCATCCTGTTCACTTTGCGCTTCCGCCGTTCACTTTGGTAGGGGCTACTACTAGGGCAGGGATGTTATCTGCCCCTTTACGTGATCGGTTCGGTATTATTTCGCATATGGAATATTACGATACTGATGATTTGAAGGAAATTGTCTTACGGTCAGCAACTATTTTTAAGACAGAAATGATGGAAGACGGTGCCTATGAAATTGCCCGCCGTTCACGTGGCACCCCTCGGATTGCTAATCGCTTATTAAAAAGAGTACGGGATTTCGCTCAAGTTCAAAGTAACGGAATTGTCAATCGTGAACTAGCTGATAGAGCATTATTAATGCTACAAGTGGATCACGAAGGATTGGATTATGTGGATCAAAAGATTTTAAAAACAATGATTGAATTATATCAAGGGGGCCCTGTCGGCTTAAGTACGCTAGCAGTTAATATCAGTGAAGAAACAGAAACAGTTGAAGATATGTATGAGCCTTATTTGATTCAAAAAGGATTTATTAAGAGGACGCCGCGTGGTAGATTGGCAACAAGACTTGCGTATGATCACTTAGGTTATCCTTATATAGAAACTGATTAA
- the queA gene encoding tRNA preQ1(34) S-adenosylmethionine ribosyltransferase-isomerase QueA, whose product MTLTTADFDFELPEELIAQTPLANREASRLLILDKKTGSIEDKHFYDIVDELNEGDALVMNNTRVLPARLYGEKPETGGHLEVLLLTNTEGNKWETLIKPAKRAKVGTIISFGDGRLRAEVLEELEHGGRIIEFKYEGVFLEILESLGEMPLPPYIKERLEDPDRYQTVYAEENGSAAAPTAGLHFTKALLERIEEKGVKLVYLTLHVGLGTFRPVNVESIEDHAMHSEFYKLTEESASALREIKANGGRIIAVGTTSIRTLETIGTKFNGEIQADSGWTDIFITPGYEFKLVDAFSTNFHLPKSTLVMLVSAFATRDLTMKAYHHAVSNRYRFFSFGDAMFVR is encoded by the coding sequence ATGACATTAACAACAGCAGATTTTGATTTTGAATTACCAGAAGAGTTAATAGCCCAAACGCCTTTAGCAAATCGTGAAGCATCAAGATTATTAATATTGGATAAAAAAACAGGTAGTATTGAAGACAAGCATTTCTATGACATTGTAGATGAATTAAATGAAGGTGACGCTCTTGTAATGAATAATACTCGTGTATTGCCGGCTCGTTTATATGGTGAAAAACCTGAAACAGGTGGTCATTTAGAAGTTTTATTATTAACAAACACAGAAGGTAACAAATGGGAAACCTTGATCAAGCCTGCTAAAAGAGCAAAGGTAGGAACAATTATCTCATTTGGTGATGGTCGCTTACGAGCAGAAGTTTTAGAGGAATTAGAACATGGTGGCCGTATTATTGAGTTTAAATATGAAGGTGTATTTCTAGAAATTTTAGAATCTTTAGGTGAAATGCCCTTACCTCCGTATATAAAAGAACGTTTAGAAGACCCAGACCGTTATCAAACAGTTTATGCTGAGGAGAATGGTTCTGCAGCAGCACCCACAGCTGGGTTACATTTCACTAAAGCATTGCTAGAACGGATAGAAGAAAAAGGTGTAAAATTAGTTTATTTAACTTTACATGTTGGACTGGGGACTTTTCGACCTGTAAATGTGGAGTCGATTGAAGATCATGCGATGCACAGTGAATTTTATAAATTAACTGAAGAATCAGCTAGTGCCTTGCGGGAAATTAAAGCTAATGGTGGCCGAATTATAGCAGTCGGGACGACTTCAATTAGAACACTTGAAACCATTGGGACAAAATTTAATGGTGAAATTCAGGCTGATAGTGGCTGGACAGATATTTTTATTACTCCAGGCTATGAGTTTAAATTAGTTGACGCCTTTTCGACTAATTTTCACTTGCCGAAGTCAACGTTGGTGATGCTGGTTAGTGCTTTTGCCACACGTGATTTAACAATGAAAGCTTACCATCACGCTGTATCAAATCGTTATCGTTTCTTTAGTTTTGGAGATGCTATGTTTGTTAGATAA
- the tgt gene encoding tRNA guanosine(34) transglycosylase Tgt, which yields MTEPAIRYRLIKTEKHTGARLGEIITPHGTFPTPMFMPVGTLATVKTLAPEELKEMGAGIILSNTYHLWLRPGEDLVEKAGGLHKFMNWDQGILTDSGGFQVWSLSEMRNITEEGVSFKNHLNGSKMFLSPEKAIQIQNKLGPDIMMSFDECAPFYESHDYVKRSIERTSRWAERGLEAHANKDRQGLFGIIQGAGFKDLREQSARDLISMDFPGYSIGGLSVGETKDEMNQVLEYLNPIIPADKPRYLMGVGTADSLIDGVINGVDMFDCVLPTRIARNGTCMTSQGRLVVKNAKYAEDFRPLDEKCDCYTCRNYTRAYIRHLIKCNETFGIRLTSYHNLYFLLNVMKQVRQAIMDDNLLEFREAFFEEYGFNEKNAKNF from the coding sequence ATGACAGAACCAGCCATTCGTTATCGATTAATAAAAACAGAAAAACATACAGGTGCACGTTTAGGTGAAATTATCACCCCGCATGGGACCTTCCCGACACCGATGTTTATGCCAGTTGGAACATTAGCGACAGTTAAAACTCTTGCTCCAGAAGAGCTAAAAGAGATGGGTGCAGGAATTATCTTAAGCAATACATACCATCTATGGTTAAGACCGGGAGAAGACTTAGTTGAAAAAGCCGGTGGTTTACATAAGTTTATGAATTGGGATCAAGGTATTTTAACAGATTCAGGTGGTTTCCAAGTCTGGTCTTTATCAGAAATGCGTAATATTACTGAAGAAGGTGTCAGTTTTAAAAATCATCTTAATGGGTCTAAAATGTTTTTATCCCCAGAAAAAGCAATTCAAATTCAAAATAAATTAGGGCCAGATATAATGATGAGCTTTGATGAATGTGCGCCATTTTATGAAAGTCATGATTATGTTAAGCGTTCGATAGAGAGAACGAGTCGTTGGGCGGAACGCGGCTTAGAGGCTCATGCTAATAAAGATCGTCAAGGTCTATTTGGTATTATTCAAGGTGCTGGTTTTAAAGATTTGCGCGAGCAAAGTGCCCGTGATTTAATCAGTATGGACTTCCCAGGTTATTCTATTGGAGGTCTATCTGTAGGAGAAACTAAAGATGAAATGAATCAGGTCTTAGAGTACCTAAATCCGATTATTCCAGCGGATAAACCACGTTACTTAATGGGAGTAGGAACAGCAGACTCGCTAATTGATGGTGTTATTAATGGTGTTGATATGTTTGATTGTGTCTTGCCAACACGGATTGCACGTAATGGAACATGTATGACAAGCCAAGGTCGTTTGGTTGTTAAAAATGCTAAATATGCTGAGGACTTTAGACCATTAGATGAAAAATGTGATTGTTATACATGCCGTAATTATACACGTGCGTACATTCGTCATTTAATCAAATGCAATGAAACGTTTGGTATTCGCTTAACGTCATATCACAATTTATACTTTTTATTAAACGTGATGAAGCAGGTAAGGCAAGCTATTATGGATGATAATTTATTAGAATTCCGTGAAGCATTCTTCGAAGAATATGGCTTTAATGAAAAAAATGCCAAAAACTTTTAG
- the yajC gene encoding preprotein translocase subunit YajC has translation MNATMLLPLILLGGMMFFMTRSQKKQQKQRQELLNSMDVGSKVVTIGGLHGVVSEINTEKSTVILDCEGIFLEFNRVAIATVTPTEETATVEPAVEVKEDKIVKEVETVEEVDATEAIVEEQK, from the coding sequence ATGAATGCTACAATGTTACTTCCCTTAATATTATTAGGGGGTATGATGTTTTTTATGACCCGTTCTCAAAAGAAACAACAAAAACAACGTCAAGAATTATTAAATAGTATGGATGTTGGCAGTAAAGTTGTGACAATCGGTGGTTTACATGGTGTTGTCTCAGAAATTAATACGGAAAAAAGTACTGTGATCTTAGATTGCGAAGGTATCTTCTTAGAGTTTAACCGTGTTGCTATTGCGACAGTTACGCCAACTGAAGAAACTGCTACAGTAGAGCCAGCAGTAGAAGTAAAAGAAGATAAAATCGTTAAAGAAGTCGAGACAGTAGAAGAAGTTGACGCAACGGAAGCAATTGTTGAGGAACAAAAATAA
- the adhE gene encoding bifunctional acetaldehyde-CoA/alcohol dehydrogenase has product MVAKKETINVNNMIDELVSKGNKALEVMEEFTQEQVDNIVHQMAMAALNAHMPLAKMAVEETGRGIYEDKAIKNMYASESIWNSIKDDKTVGVINRDETKGIVEIAAPVGVVCGVTPTTNPTSTTIFKAMISIKTRNPIIFAFHPSAQRCSAEAAKIVRDAAVAAGAPDNCIQWIEQPSLDATSGLMNHPGVAIVLATGGSGMVKSAYSTGKPALGVGPGNTPAYIEKSAKIKRAVNDIIVSKSFDNGMICASEQGIIVDKEIYEEVKRELESHQVYIVKSSELEKLENTVMNEAKTAVNPAIVGNSAEAIAKLAGIKVPTGTKILVAELAGAGLEYPLSLEKLSPVLAMIKANDQKHAFELCEKMQEFGLGHTAVIHSENEELQIKFGLKMKACRILVNTPASEGGIGDIYNEMVPSLTLGCGSYGKNSVSKNVSSINLINIKTVAKRRNNMQWFKLPPKIYFEKNSLNYLEEMADVERVFLVCDEGMVKFGYADRVIETLRKRKNTVQIEVFSDVEPDPSSNTVYAGTKRMVSFQPDTVIALGGGSAMDAAKGMWMFFEHPDTEFFGAKQKFLDIRKRAYKIPTAEKAKFVCIPTTSGTGSEVTPFAVITDSETGVKYPLADYALTPDVAIIDPQFVMSVPKSVTADTGMDVLTHALESYVSVMASDYTRGLSLQAIKLVFENLEASCDHPNEENREKMHNASALAGMAFANAFLGISHSIAHKCGGEFHIPHGRTNAILLPHVIRYNAKDPSKHAMFPKYDYFRADQDYADVAKFLGLSGNTTAELVESLAKAVSDLGKRVGIEMSFKAQGVTKDHLDSKVDRLAELAYEDQCTTANPKEPLISELKEIIIQAYKAK; this is encoded by the coding sequence ATGGTAGCCAAAAAAGAAACGATTAACGTGAATAATATGATAGATGAATTAGTGAGTAAAGGTAACAAAGCTTTAGAGGTGATGGAAGAATTTACTCAGGAGCAAGTAGATAATATTGTTCATCAAATGGCGATGGCTGCATTGAATGCACATATGCCATTAGCTAAAATGGCAGTCGAAGAGACTGGTCGAGGTATTTATGAAGATAAAGCTATTAAAAATATGTACGCTTCAGAATCAATTTGGAATAGTATTAAAGATGATAAAACCGTGGGAGTAATTAATCGTGATGAAACAAAAGGTATTGTTGAAATCGCCGCACCAGTTGGTGTTGTATGTGGGGTGACGCCGACAACTAATCCAACCTCAACGACTATTTTTAAAGCAATGATTTCAATTAAAACGCGTAATCCAATTATCTTTGCTTTCCACCCAAGTGCTCAAAGATGCTCTGCTGAAGCTGCTAAAATTGTCCGCGATGCAGCTGTTGCAGCGGGTGCTCCTGATAATTGTATTCAATGGATTGAACAGCCTTCGTTAGATGCTACAAGCGGGTTGATGAATCATCCAGGTGTTGCAATTGTTTTAGCAACTGGTGGTTCTGGCATGGTAAAATCAGCTTATTCAACAGGGAAACCAGCTCTAGGTGTAGGACCAGGAAATACTCCAGCATATATTGAAAAATCAGCAAAAATTAAACGTGCGGTCAATGATATCATCGTTTCTAAATCATTTGATAATGGTATGATCTGTGCCTCAGAGCAAGGAATTATTGTAGATAAGGAAATTTATGAAGAAGTTAAACGTGAATTAGAGTCACACCAAGTTTATATTGTCAAATCTTCAGAATTAGAAAAACTTGAAAATACAGTGATGAATGAAGCAAAAACAGCAGTTAATCCAGCAATTGTTGGAAACTCAGCTGAGGCTATTGCGAAACTAGCAGGCATTAAAGTTCCGACAGGAACTAAAATTTTAGTAGCAGAATTAGCGGGTGCAGGTTTAGAGTATCCTTTATCACTAGAAAAACTATCACCAGTTTTAGCAATGATTAAGGCTAACGACCAAAAACATGCTTTTGAGTTATGTGAAAAAATGCAAGAGTTTGGTTTAGGACACACAGCCGTGATTCATTCTGAAAATGAAGAGTTACAAATTAAATTTGGCTTGAAGATGAAAGCATGTCGCATCTTAGTTAATACGCCTGCTTCAGAAGGTGGGATTGGTGATATCTATAATGAGATGGTACCATCATTAACCTTAGGTTGTGGCTCATATGGTAAAAACTCAGTTTCTAAAAATGTTTCATCAATTAACTTAATTAATATAAAAACTGTAGCGAAACGGAGAAATAATATGCAATGGTTTAAGTTACCGCCAAAAATTTATTTTGAAAAAAATTCATTAAATTATTTAGAAGAAATGGCAGATGTTGAACGTGTCTTCTTGGTTTGTGACGAAGGAATGGTTAAGTTTGGCTATGCAGATCGTGTGATTGAAACACTTCGTAAACGTAAAAATACGGTACAAATAGAAGTCTTTTCAGATGTAGAACCTGATCCATCAAGTAACACCGTTTACGCTGGAACAAAACGAATGGTTAGTTTCCAACCTGATACAGTCATCGCTTTAGGCGGGGGGTCAGCTATGGATGCTGCCAAAGGGATGTGGATGTTCTTTGAACACCCTGATACTGAGTTTTTTGGAGCAAAACAAAAATTCCTAGATATTCGCAAACGTGCTTATAAAATACCGACAGCCGAAAAAGCAAAATTCGTTTGTATCCCAACTACATCGGGAACAGGATCAGAAGTCACACCGTTTGCTGTTATTACTGATAGTGAGACCGGTGTTAAATATCCATTAGCAGATTATGCGTTGACGCCAGATGTTGCTATTATTGACCCGCAGTTTGTCATGTCAGTTCCTAAATCAGTTACTGCAGACACAGGGATGGATGTTTTAACGCATGCTTTAGAATCATATGTATCAGTAATGGCTTCTGATTATACCCGTGGGTTAAGTTTGCAAGCTATCAAATTAGTTTTTGAGAACTTAGAAGCGTCATGTGATCATCCTAATGAAGAAAATCGTGAAAAAATGCATAATGCTTCTGCTTTAGCGGGTATGGCATTTGCTAATGCTTTTCTGGGTATTTCTCATTCAATTGCTCATAAATGTGGAGGGGAGTTCCATATTCCTCATGGACGTACGAATGCTATTTTATTACCACATGTTATTCGTTATAATGCTAAGGATCCATCAAAACACGCTATGTTTCCTAAGTATGATTATTTCCGAGCGGATCAAGATTATGCAGATGTTGCTAAGTTTTTAGGTTTATCTGGTAATACTACTGCTGAATTAGTCGAATCATTAGCTAAAGCTGTTTCAGATTTAGGGAAGCGTGTTGGAATTGAGATGAGTTTTAAAGCTCAAGGTGTTACCAAAGACCACCTAGATAGTAAAGTGGATCGTTTAGCTGAACTAGCTTATGAGGATCAATGTACAACAGCCAATCCGAAAGAGCCGTTAATTAGCGAGTTAAAGGAAATTATTATACAAGCATATAAGGCCAAATAA
- the mreC gene encoding rod shape-determining protein MreC yields the protein MKKINSSKNIIIAIIIVVIVVFLVSVSSTNRNKSKEVGLVQSLTNDVTATVDKVVAFPFKAINNGVHSVSNLFSTYDDNERLKRRLDEYVQLESENQTHKQEVKELKEQLSLNETISSYDKVNAAVISRSPDTWQDILIINRGTKNGIDVDMPVLGNKGLIGRVLSANAHSAKVELLTSTNKNTNHFPVMLSPEGEAETYGLMEEYSEEEEAFVVRQFKSLEGVKVGDKVTTSGLGKTSPRGLLVGEVKKIKDSKFGLNKEVYVKPASSMYDISVVTVVQRAIESDE from the coding sequence GTGAAAAAAATAAATTCGAGTAAAAATATCATCATTGCAATCATTATTGTGGTTATTGTTGTGTTTCTAGTCAGTGTTAGTTCAACAAATCGAAATAAGTCAAAAGAAGTCGGACTCGTACAGTCATTAACAAATGATGTGACGGCCACAGTTGATAAAGTTGTGGCATTTCCATTTAAAGCAATTAACAATGGTGTTCACTCGGTTAGTAATTTGTTTAGTACATATGATGATAATGAGCGCTTGAAACGTCGTTTAGATGAGTATGTGCAACTTGAGAGTGAAAATCAAACACATAAACAAGAGGTTAAGGAATTAAAAGAACAGTTAAGTTTAAATGAAACAATCTCAAGTTATGATAAGGTAAATGCAGCTGTGATTAGTCGATCACCAGATACATGGCAAGATATATTAATTATTAATAGAGGAACCAAAAATGGTATTGATGTTGATATGCCAGTGTTAGGTAATAAGGGATTGATAGGTCGTGTACTATCAGCCAATGCACACTCAGCCAAAGTTGAGTTATTGACGTCGACGAACAAAAATACAAACCATTTTCCAGTTATGTTATCACCTGAAGGAGAAGCAGAAACTTATGGATTGATGGAAGAATATAGTGAAGAAGAAGAGGCGTTTGTTGTTCGACAATTCAAATCTTTAGAGGGTGTAAAAGTTGGCGATAAAGTAACAACGTCAGGTCTGGGTAAAACATCACCGCGTGGGTTGTTGGTTGGTGAGGTTAAAAAGATTAAAGATAGTAAGTTTGGTTTAAATAAAGAAGTCTATGTTAAACCAGCTTCATCAATGTACGATATTTCTGTTGTAACAGTTGTTCAACGTGCGATAGAGAGTGATGAATAA